Genomic window (Phosphitispora fastidiosa):
TCATCTAGGTAAATATTGGAAATTAATGGAGAAATGACTCCCCCCTGAGGGCTTCCAAGGTCTGTTTCCTCCCACACGGTGCACATGCCGGACGAACAAACAATCCGGGGCTGAAATTATCAGCCCCGGAGATATCTTCTTCTGATCCTTCGCCTCCTCAGAGGCCTTAGATTAATTCCAGTCACTCCTCCAAATGCCCCGGCAAATAATATTCCCGCCGATAAAACCAGAGCAGACGCTCCAAACTCAGCAGTTGGAAACATAACTGCCTTCAGGACCGTGATGACAGCCAGGTAAAATGCAGCTACAACCGCTCCGTGAAGCCA
Coding sequences:
- a CDS encoding TIGR04086 family membrane protein, producing the protein MNLRSFLEALSAGGKTVFIGTILGLAALIVYVALAGSEVVYLWPWLITVALISIFLGGLSGGMAGGTLGWLHGAVVAAFYLAVITVLKAVMFPTAEFGASALVLSAGILFAGAFGGVTGINLRPLRRRRIRRRYLRG